The bacterium genome contains a region encoding:
- a CDS encoding ATP-binding protein — MIIQKRKNKKFWVLNLEIQEWFALTLSLIMAFAVSLVGVFINFNEKIAQFFQPHAKSGLVQFVINFLVLWMIVLLVYSYIRWRKTAMKNEELEDIIESISPDVLLVVDPARNILTTSASVLRMFGYHPDEVVGRKTDLIYGDRRQSAGNKHEIYDALEREGFHVGWASGKRKDGRTFPLEIISGVLNRHGGSVLLLRDITERKNAEELLLEREMQLRQSQKMEALGLLAGGVAHDFNNLLTSILGFGALAVEALPEGHPARADVLEAMNSAERAAKLTAQLLAIGRRQSLQIQRINLNETVEGMVLLLKRTLGEDIHLDIQMSPEPEFVSADFGGIEQVILNLAVNARDAMPKGGSLQIQTSGVTLDEAYCRAHVSVEPGRYGMLKIKDGGCGMEPSVQDHIFEPFFTTKERGRGTGLGLSMVYGIVRQCHGYIEVESQVGVGTEFRIYLRTADQIALVDSVSQESVKSGHETILVVEDDPSVRFFTQRTLAQLGYQVLAVASPADALKLCCDVSREIHLIVSDVVLPGMSGAVLMKKILGFKPDIKALYVTGFDRESAIKYGVDPVFDHMLVKPYKQEDLAGKVRELLGAERTINRV, encoded by the coding sequence ATGATCATACAAAAACGCAAAAATAAAAAATTCTGGGTGTTGAACCTCGAAATACAGGAATGGTTTGCACTGACCCTATCCCTGATTATGGCTTTTGCGGTGTCCCTGGTCGGGGTTTTCATCAATTTCAATGAGAAAATAGCCCAATTCTTCCAGCCGCATGCAAAATCGGGGTTGGTCCAGTTTGTGATCAACTTCCTGGTGTTATGGATGATTGTGCTGCTGGTGTATTCGTATATCCGGTGGCGCAAGACGGCCATGAAAAACGAGGAATTGGAAGATATTATTGAGTCTATCAGTCCCGATGTCCTGCTGGTGGTGGATCCCGCCCGGAATATTTTGACGACGAGTGCGTCCGTATTGCGGATGTTCGGGTACCATCCCGATGAAGTGGTGGGGCGCAAGACGGATCTGATATATGGCGACCGGCGTCAGTCCGCTGGCAACAAGCACGAGATTTATGATGCCCTGGAGCGGGAGGGTTTCCATGTCGGGTGGGCATCAGGCAAGCGGAAAGACGGACGGACCTTTCCGCTGGAAATCATTTCAGGGGTATTGAACCGGCATGGGGGCAGCGTCCTGTTGTTAAGGGATATTACTGAGCGCAAAAATGCGGAGGAATTACTGCTGGAGCGGGAAATGCAGCTTCGTCAGTCTCAGAAAATGGAAGCCTTAGGGCTGTTGGCCGGCGGGGTGGCCCATGATTTTAACAATCTGCTGACCTCCATTCTCGGGTTTGGCGCCTTGGCAGTCGAGGCCTTGCCGGAAGGCCATCCCGCGAGAGCGGACGTTCTGGAGGCGATGAATAGTGCCGAACGGGCGGCGAAGTTGACCGCCCAGCTTCTGGCGATCGGTCGGCGGCAAAGTCTACAAATCCAGCGCATCAATTTAAATGAGACGGTGGAGGGGATGGTTCTGTTACTCAAACGTACGCTGGGGGAGGATATCCATCTTGATATTCAGATGAGCCCTGAGCCTGAATTTGTCAGCGCGGATTTCGGGGGCATTGAGCAGGTGATTCTTAATCTGGCGGTAAATGCCCGTGATGCCATGCCGAAGGGCGGGAGCTTGCAGATCCAAACCTCTGGGGTGACCCTGGACGAAGCCTATTGCCGGGCCCATGTGTCGGTTGAACCGGGACGTTACGGTATGCTGAAGATTAAAGACGGGGGATGTGGCATGGAGCCATCGGTTCAGGACCATATTTTTGAGCCTTTTTTCACCACGAAGGAAAGGGGCAGAGGCACGGGGCTCGGCCTTTCCATGGTTTATGGGATTGTGCGGCAATGCCATGGATATATCGAGGTGGAAAGCCAGGTCGGGGTTGGTACGGAATTTAGGATTTATTTGCGGACCGCAGACCAGATCGCCTTGGTGGATTCGGTGAGCCAGGAATCTGTGAAATCCGGACATGAGACGATTCTGGTGGTCGAAGATGATCCTTCCGTTCGTTTTTTCACGCAACGGACTCTGGCTCAATTGGGCTATCAGGTTCTAGCAGTGGCGAGCCCTGCAGATGCCTTGAAGCTCTGTTGCGATGTCTCCCGTGAGATTCATCTGATTGTATCCGACGTGGTGCTGCCAGGAATGAGCGGGGCGGTACTGATGAAGAAGATTCTTGGATTTAAACCGGATATCAAAGCCCTTTATGTGACAGGGTTTGATCGGGAATCCGCCATCAAATATGGCGTCGATCCGGTTTTTGATCATATGCTTGTGAAGCCTTATAAGCAGGAAGACCTGGCCGGGAAGGTCCGCGAATTGCTGGGGGCGGAAAGGACCATTAACCGAGTATGA
- the der gene encoding ribosome biogenesis GTPase Der, translating into MNTIPNPIPLPVHPVVALVGRPNVGKSALFNRILGRRLAIVHEECGVTRDRIVARSEWNGKCFDLVDTGGLTKFNRATNANVIEAETRQQAETAIEDATLVILVVNVEDGILPIDKEVERLIHQKGTPAVVAVNKCDNPDRSELDAAPFERLGFPVFSVSALHNLGLQELLDHVAAQLPITPPEPVHEPLKIAIVGRPNVGKSSFINRVIRKQRVIVSDVPGTTRDSIDVPLIIGSGPTARHYLLTDTAGMRKMGKVDGAVERYSVFRAQASIERADVVALVLDATVGPTGHDKTIASLIEEHEKGCVVIVNKWDLMADKATQKEYLTALSREVPFLHWVPILFVSAKEGYNIRQCLDAIDQVAEQIQTRIPTGLLNRTIMKAYERVQPPVIKNKRFKIYYATQLGIKPIRIGLFVNDPKRLPDTYREFLVNSMRKAFGLLGAPVIFIAKERSRAQFVAKPE; encoded by the coding sequence ATGAATACCATACCCAATCCAATCCCTCTGCCCGTTCATCCTGTCGTGGCGCTTGTCGGACGCCCCAATGTCGGGAAATCAGCCCTGTTCAACCGCATTCTCGGCCGACGCCTCGCCATTGTTCACGAAGAGTGCGGGGTGACCCGCGACCGCATTGTCGCCCGGTCGGAATGGAATGGGAAATGCTTTGATCTGGTCGACACCGGAGGACTGACCAAATTCAACCGCGCCACCAATGCCAACGTGATCGAAGCCGAAACACGCCAGCAGGCGGAAACCGCGATTGAGGATGCCACGTTGGTTATCCTCGTGGTCAATGTTGAAGATGGAATCCTCCCGATCGACAAGGAGGTTGAACGGCTGATCCACCAGAAGGGCACTCCTGCAGTGGTGGCGGTCAACAAGTGCGATAATCCCGACCGTAGCGAACTGGACGCCGCCCCGTTTGAGCGTCTGGGTTTCCCGGTATTCAGCGTATCCGCCCTGCATAATCTCGGACTTCAGGAACTGTTGGATCATGTCGCCGCCCAGCTTCCGATCACTCCGCCGGAACCCGTTCACGAACCATTGAAAATAGCGATTGTCGGCCGGCCCAATGTGGGAAAATCCTCTTTTATCAACCGCGTCATCCGCAAACAACGCGTCATTGTTTCAGACGTCCCCGGCACCACCCGTGACAGCATTGATGTTCCGTTGATCATTGGCAGCGGGCCCACCGCACGCCATTACCTGCTTACGGATACGGCCGGGATGCGCAAAATGGGTAAGGTGGATGGGGCCGTGGAGCGCTACAGTGTGTTCCGGGCCCAGGCCAGCATTGAACGCGCGGACGTAGTCGCCCTCGTGCTGGACGCCACCGTCGGCCCCACGGGCCACGACAAAACCATTGCCAGCCTGATTGAAGAACATGAAAAGGGTTGCGTGGTGATCGTCAACAAATGGGATCTCATGGCCGACAAGGCCACTCAGAAGGAATACCTTACCGCCCTCTCACGCGAAGTCCCTTTCCTGCACTGGGTCCCCATCCTTTTTGTCTCGGCCAAAGAGGGGTATAACATCCGTCAATGTCTTGATGCCATCGATCAGGTGGCAGAACAGATCCAAACCCGGATCCCGACCGGCCTGCTTAACCGCACGATCATGAAGGCCTACGAACGGGTTCAACCCCCTGTCATTAAAAACAAGCGCTTCAAAATTTATTACGCCACCCAACTTGGCATCAAACCCATACGGATTGGCTTGTTTGTCAATGATCCCAAGCGCCTCCCGGATACCTACCGCGAATTTCTGGTCAATTCCATGAGAAAAGCGTTCGGATTATTAGGCGCCCCCGTCATTTTCATCGCAAAAGAGCGGTCAAGAGCCCAGTTTGTGGCTAAACCCGAGTAA